GGCGGGGGCGGGCGCCGGAGGGAGGACCGGTCCGGGCATCGGCGGGTGGCCGGGGGCGGGCCGGGAGCCCGGCGCCGACGGGGCGGCGGCTGGAGTAGGCAATGCGTCCACCCGGTGATTGTCCCCGCTGATACGGAAAGGCGCAGCCCGGTCCGGGCTGCGCCTCGTATGCGTACGGATGGTGCGTGCGTCAGGAGACCTGGGCCTGCGCGGCGCGCGCCCTGGCCCGGGCCATCTCCTCCGACTCCTTCGGCATGCCGAGGCCCGCGGCCTTCATCGCGAGGCCGACGATCCCGCCGAGGAAGATGACGGCGATACCGGCCCAGAAGCCGATCGGGCTGGCCGCGACCATGAAGACGCCTGCGACGCAGAAGCCGATGAAGGAGATGATGACACCGGTCCAGGCGGCCGGGGTGTGTCCGTGGCTGCTGCCCGCCATGAGTTGCTCCTTGTTGGTGATGCGCTGTTGGTATCGCTGTACGCAAAGCCGGTGCCGCTGTCGGTGCCGCTGTGCAGAAAGCTCAGCTTCATTGTCCCGTACGTGCGGGTACGACGTGAGCTGGGGGTCATGCCTCGCGCGTCGGGTCCTCGCCGCGGTCCAGAGCCTTCCAGAGGTCCTCGGGCCGGTCCGGGTCCGGGGCGGTGCGGGCGGCCCTGCGGGGGCGGGGGGTTCCGTCCCGTTCGTACCGTCCCGACATGGTGGGCCAGAGCTTCCCGTAGCGCAGGGCGAGGAGCCCGGCGAGGAGGATCAGCAGGCCGC
This sequence is a window from Streptomyces sp. NBC_01217. Protein-coding genes within it:
- a CDS encoding HGxxPAAW family protein, yielding MAGSSHGHTPAAWTGVIISFIGFCVAGVFMVAASPIGFWAGIAVIFLGGIVGLAMKAAGLGMPKESEEMARARARAAQAQVS